tattcaacgcATTTCAATTCATCAACaattatatttctgtataaaTATCCCATTGTTGAagtagaattaattttaaatcggtacaaaactaaattaaccaaatccaaaaatattatacacactcgtgaaaaaaaaatagataaaattcaCCAACAAACGAAATGACACGAACAAATGCTAAATAGTAACTCaatgtttaaatgatattttacaaatacaatatatagtaggtatatataattatagtcacAACTCACAAAATCCATATCGTTTCgctagttatataggtatagtaggcAGTAGGCACTATAAGTATCTGTTATCGGTAGATCACACGTTGGACCGGTcccaattagagtgaatcgacctattataaaacttggtggtaagaacattatctgtgttttgctggaagtttttttacgagtttttaagtaaattttggcggataataaatttaaattaaaaatgctcataactcacttaaaaactgaattatacgtaaaaaaacttcctacaaaatacaaataatgttcttaccatcaagttttattataggtcgattcactctaactTTTAAGCTAACGAAATAtaacttgaatttctgagcgtaaaattCGGTatttacgcgtttgtaagacggagacacatatacgggtgtggcgtcctcttaagtctCTCGGGCAAATTTtgatgtctccgtcttacaaccATACGAAGTTGCGAATTCTACATTaacaataacacattttattttgaatttctaaaattagagagaatttatcttttatataatttaaagttaagaagATCTAGGGCATCTGaggattttattgatattattattttaaagtaagttatgataattttaaaatgtacaaaaaacattcagtttaaaaatgcttataagtcataactagcttcttaataaaaatatcaaataaaggCTTCaagatgccctagataatattcttacctttaaattttataaataaatgtactctaattttagaaaatacggagtaaaatgtgttattgtgaacgtaaaatttgccatgttgtatgtttttaacaacaaatgtgtggcattattataatataagttataccgTGATCGCGTGAAGGCAATCAGAATTCAACCTCACACCTTGCAACTTGAtgtttaatcaatatattatttttcaggcTAATCATGTGTGCATGAAAGAATCAATATCTTACAACCATGATATTCCCtcattgtaagtacctactcattTGCATATTAAAATGCTTAACTTTTTCCATACTTAACTAGatcataaataggtacctataagataTCTAAGTGATATTTTTCGAAATAACAtttcatatgatatattatattcataatttaaaatcttaataaaaaaaattaattatcattgataaaaataGATTCTCTTTGAGAgataaactaaacaaatttattggagttttttttatttttcattattttacaataaggtACCCCTAGGTTTCACTATCTATACCTAGAGATATAAAGCAAAAGGTAATACATTTTGCCCTGTTAAGTgcgataattaaattaaattgaaatattaagttTGGTAGATGATAGTAACAATAGATAGAGACTTAAAGTTAGCTTAGAATGTTTCTTGAGGAATTAGGTCATGCGGACGTCCGTGTTTCTAATGActgttttaaagtttaattgaatataatgataatattatgtgtgtttttaatttttgatagtgGTTCACATCGTCCCGCTTGGGCCAGATATGGCGAATATAAATTTTTGCCAAAACAAAGATGGTTACACAATTTAGAGGTATGTATCACACCAGTTGCtactacaattaaattattctacctaaatataatgtatcgaatacaaaatatataatgttttatattttttttcagcatGGATCAGTAGTAATGTTATACCACCCATGCACTCATCCAGTTTTAGTCCAACGTATGCGAACAGTTTTAAAGTCATGTCTTTTCAGACATATTATTACTCCATATAATTTGGTGCCTGAAGATAGGGTTTGTATGATACATATATGTGCAGAGTCAGACTGGACAGAGGAGTTAGGGAGATATACAGCATGTCTTGTGAGGATATCCCATTAGTCGTAGGGGGGACTCGCCACCtgaacaaaaactgtttttatgctgttttacctataaactaaaaaaatgattaaaaatcatgattaagaggctgtcagcgcactatttcttttctctctctggctcacacgcaacatagacaaaatgaatttatgcaaaatcattttttctatgtgtttaagtaatcttagagtaatgTCACCTGTGACAAAAAAGATAgggaataatacttttgaggaaatgacatatcgatttgtctaaacattgtctcaaaacaatttaaacatcatttaaatgtacaacatttttttatttattttgaaagtcgaatacaaagtcaaataataataaaatataaaatcgataagtcattccctcaaaaatattattctttatcttttttgtaataggtgactttactctaagattacttaaagtttaaacgcatagaaaaaatgatttttcgtaaatgcgttttgtctatgttgcgagtgggccagagagaaaaaacgaatagtgcgctgacatcctcttaatgaaaacaaaatattaaaggtcaaaatgttcagaaaattaaactctataaaatggctatcttcaattgttaaaaaaatttaatttaaaaatataataaaattatgtagtcCTTGTCTCtgtgagtctaataaaaaaaaaaaatgttgatcaatttattatctcaggagatGTGTTAATGGCTAAATCCTCGTGGGACATCCTGTATATCATTGAGCCggtcgaaataataaaattatgagcTGGACTGATTTGACTAAAGATTGAGCAAGTTACTGCTGGTTAAGTTTTTGATTGGTACAAAAACTACAAACTTGTATATtggtatagttaataattaatgaaggGCATTTCTGAAatccttaaaaattaaaaagaattaattttaaacaaattgatattgaaatacatttggaattgactgtaaattattgtttaattttatataatcataatgttGTGATAGTGTACAACATATTTTTCTCAAGTTGCAAATATTTCACTACAGAAACTATGAttggaaaattgaatacattttgaacCATGCTCAAATTTTTACTAAGGGCCAACACATAccattatttatgaaaaagtcTGCATTGCAATTtggtagttattaattatttcaagaaaatcaaaaaataaaccagtcaattttaacttaatatcaatagttttttttatatacatttttttttaaagttattgtcaaattgaaatttttccataaattaatcataaaaagccatatctatgaaaaaaatacttttcccTTGTCCTCTGAGTGTgtgattattttagattataattcagttaaaaattgtatttacgttttatttttagccGATTGTCCTTGTCACTTGGGGTAACAGACTGTACATGAATGATGTTGATACAAAACTAGCAATTGATTATATAAAGAAGTATGCAAATCATGCTAAGGAAACCACAGCCAGGGATGGACAAtacgataatttattgattGAACCGGCAGAATTAATTTCACCAGATGACATAAATATTTGCCCAACCCCACACAAACgcaaaaatagaatataatttatgttacactggctttagtataatataacatcctCAGGTAATAAGATACCTACTTCAGATttgttgaactaatattatagaGTCACACAAGTATACTGTTTAATGTGTagcgtattttaataatttaaaaatcaattttatgttaaatgttattttgtatttaaactaGTTAATCTTAAGACAAAggatcaaataattttaacaagaataatttagttattaatttttatatcaaattattcaaattaaatacattttttattgacttaCCATATTATTCTGTTCCAAAAAACATTCGAatgacattaattattatattcttttaatatttaatgatctaTATAagaatctttaaattaatatttcaagctTTAACAAGTTACTAGAAATTCtagacaaaaaaatgtttagtataatatatgtttttatgtaagTCCTTcttttgtatgtttatattaaataaaagaaatatattatatggaatcaattttttagatttgatccaaataaaacaaacatacaataatacatttaaaagttaacagATAAAACAAAAcctattaatatacttttggtTTATGgttaattatcaatttatccaaacatttatttatagtttattcatatcattaatcatatctcattttttttattaaacttaattgagactcaaataatatcaaattgattatttgattaaaatatttaataaaaaatctatttgtaattttttttaatgtatttaatcactcttaaatataatttttgtgtgaTTGAATATTGCGGTGATGATATCGCCCACAGCAGTGAAGAAGGTCGTATCTctgttttcacaatttttttattttttttcaagttcttataactatttttgtgtAGTTCCCACGAAATTGATAGAAGCATAAAACTATCAAAGACTATACAATAAAATGCAGTTACtaccataacttaaaaaatagtatttaaaatattaccaaaaaaatgtttttcttatgtatttaaaatttaagtattaaatactattcaCTTTTATCAATTagtaacaaaattgtattaacctATACAcatgtgggtttttttttatcaaacttttcctcattttaaatatcagtatattattactcCAGTTCCCTTTTGATTCGCAAATATCATAAAGATTTGTTTGAGGGTTTttacagttaaatttaaattacatattcacaaaataatagtttgaaaaaatgAATCATTATAGCACAATATGGAAACTTGTTTACATTAGGGATATtgttgtactatattatttattaattgacaatgtataatactataatatatttcataaaccaATAATTAGTATGtagtatatgaatatatttcaaaacattGTTTGTTCAATTCAAACACAaatcagttaatataataaatgtgtccATCAAGAAGTTAACAAAAGCTGatctatttacaatattttgctGCACCAAAATATTTCCCCAATCCGACTATAACCccctcaacaaaaaaaaaaaactgatggtGCTGTTTCATATGGCTTTTGGCATAATATGGTAGTATAAACTGTCCTGCTATTTCCTCCTTTAAACCAAATTTAAACTACCCGTTCTCTTGAAATCAGCTTCTCCTACATTGATGCTCTTTcctttaataagtaataatgtctCCCAATTACCCTAATTAAAGCTGTTGTAATTTCATCCTCTTTGTAggttctaaaatttaaaaaaaatttaaaacctacCCACTCTTAATTAACAAAACTATGTTACCTATATCAGTGAGGTACTTAGAACTGCATTTCGAAGTGGGGATATCCCACCTCCACCCCCGTCAGTACTCCCCAGGACAACatgtctatataaaaataaaaccataaaagTGTGGAAATTACAACTGTATATTTTATGGACAATGGAGTTGGTAATTTGTTGAGTGTGGTCAGCttaggtttttacatttttttcgtatgaAAAAGGTCTATTCACACTTTTATACTAGTTGTACACATTTTATGAATCTTAAACTgatagttcaaatttttaagtttGCACTGAACTGGACTTCAAATGCTTAATTCGGTTCTAAAATTTTAGTACctatgaaaaaaattctaataatctAATTGTACTTTTGAGACTTATTTACGAGTGTACGACAGTACCTGCATATTACTACAATACtacctaatataggtatgctttgggttcaaaattaaaatttgtgatTCATTTTAGTACGAATTCGGAACATGATGGTGATATGGTGTATTATCCCCCTCTAAATATTTGACAGGATCACCACCTATGTGTTTGAAGCTCAAATCCTCAAAAGGAACATCGTCAACATCAATATTAAATGGATAGGcgatagtaatattgtaaatatttagaaCATCATTTAACGTTTTGAACAGTGGCGtacttagtattttttgtagggaGCGCatgacaagaattttagctAACAGATTACGAATTacgatgtataaattataatataataatagacatgtatGTAAAGAGTTATGGGGGCATACACCCCTGGTATATGGTAAATACACCCCTGGTCTTGAAAGCTATTACTAAATTCATATTGATGTTTCGACACAAAAGCTTCAACAAATGTGactgttaaaaatgaaaattttgacGCTTCAATAAGATTTTGTCATTTTGGAGCGAGAAATCGATTTTCAATAGTTGATACTCTGattggtttataaattataggatattaattattttaatattttaatttttcttcgcCGTTCGCCCATTATTACCAAGTCTTAATTTTGTGTCTGgacttttgattttatatttgaacCTACGcagtttataatgtatattaagatagcttaaaaaaaataatttatgttttattgttttgttagaCATTTAGACACATAGTAAAATCAGACGacaattttataactatatacctacctaataagttatattatattattacagttgaaACTTGGAAGTAATTTTAGTaactattatcatatttactataattttaaaaagtggatgtcgctctgctgtacagtaggttacaagtgggtcactgtataatggatagtattaaatttgaattcaatgataaattatcactgtataagaaaaacgattctgagcggagacggtttgtcagtctagatataagacataatattatacattaatatctatggtataaaaaaaaatttacctataatagatacctatcataaattccaaattaatcatatcacattatctattagatacttattacgcgttatacatcaacaacaaaccgtggtactatcatagatatataatagtatactttataggtaagtttcaagtacctacctacgaatagtattatacaatcacaacaaaataactaaaatagttattccaggttttttaatatgtaatttcatccaaatttgaatttaaaattactataaaaataaactgtgcttatgtatttcttagaattgttggcaacagaattaaatatttacgtggaatcttgttttaaattttcaatccttagatataaaagttgaacattttataaatttttaactaaaaaataattattcaattttatatttgataaattttgtcaacattttaacttcaaatgcttataaaaaaaattatgcctatgtatttttaatatttttcaactgctattgtaacaatgtatcaggagccttgtattaattttttacactttttggcccaatagataaaactttattgatatttatagaaaaaataactaaaaaaaatggaaaacttacaatgtccgtaaacagctcaaaaagagtcaaattattttcaaaattttatcgtatatataaaatgctaatataaacattcagtacaattttcatgtatctgcagttattcgtttttgaattacaacaaaataaggaaatcgctacatgagaaatcgagtgaatatccaatgtatgataaaaatttgaatttcaaacgatcataaaaattgatttttNNNNNNNNNNNNNNNNNNNNNNNNNNNNNNNNNNNNNNNNNNNNNNNNNNtttgactttcttatagatattttttgtttgataaaggtagataatcttataaggaatcttgtattacattttcatatcttagatttaaaaagaaaaatttttatgaatttctaactcgaaataatttgcaaattttcgtgatttttccatattttgtcattttttgaactttaaatgcttataaaaaaaaactgtgactaacgatttttaatatttttcatttgccattgaaacaatatactaggagccttctattaaattttcaagcttttttatccaacaaataaaattttattgatatttttagaaaaaaaactaaaaaaaaatggaaaatgaaaatgtccataaagagctcaaaataaatcaaaatattttgaaaatgttatggtgtatagaaaatgctaagataaacattcagtcaaaatttcatgtatctacggtcattttttttaaagttacaccaaaaaccaaaatcgattttctcgaaaacagattttgcgtaaaaattcccgtttttccttaatttttcttttgtttttcacggcgcttttgaaaactatatgaaatttaaaattttgacctcccgaatgcaccaactagattcactttcccatcattcaagatactgttgaagaaaatcgaagcagttttactgccccaaaccgtgatgacagacccaaaaataaaaaaaataaaaaaacccccctcattgtaaaatcaaaacattcatcgttccactcagaatctaaaaacaaataaatattatattcttcttgaatattgat
This portion of the Acyrthosiphon pisum isolate AL4f chromosome A1, pea_aphid_22Mar2018_4r6ur, whole genome shotgun sequence genome encodes:
- the LOC100161262 gene encoding uncharacterized protein LOC100161262; translation: MFSLRTCFCVLHFVLLLVSTLASEKGTSFQLQEHDVPMPFDVINVKSTDNSENHKKWNGRYLPDRSHEENYGSISRIVTENEDFAVVEPVYIVPEQKKSIVTMGSMDINSTCDDGKTNLTRDWDGSFYNYTCMLSDTLPISDIQPLLDRDLVPKYYVANHVCMKESISYNHDIPSFGSHRPAWARYGEYKFLPKQRWLHNLEHGSVVMLYHPCTHPVLVQRMRTVLKSCLFRHIITPYNLVPEDRPIVLVTWGNRLYMNDVDTKLAIDYIKKYANHAKETTARDGQYDNLLIEPAELISPDDINICPTPHKRKNRI